The Mycobacterium riyadhense sequence CAACCACCGAACTATTCCTGGAGCGTCTGGGCTTGAATTCCTTGGCAGACCTCCCTGACATCGCTCCGCTGCTTCCCGATGTCGACACGATCGACGACCTGAGCGAATCCCTGGACACTGAGCCACGCTTCATCAAACTCAACGGTGGCCAGGCAACTGACCAAACCCTGACGTTCGATGTGGACCGCGATTGATGGTCGAGACTGAAGGCATCCGATTGCAAAAGGTGTTGTCCCAGGCGGGGATTGCATCGCGGCGGGCCGCCGAGAAGATGATTATCGACGGCCGCGTCGAGGTGGACGGGCAGCCGGTGACCGAGTTGGGTACGCGGGTTGATCCGAACGTCTCGGTGATTCGCGTCGACGGAGCCAGGGTGGTCGTTGACGACTCGCAGGTGTACTTTGCTCTGAACAAGCCGCGCGGCATGCACTCGACCATGTCCGACGATCGCGGGCGGCCGTGCATCGGCGATCTGATCGAACGCAAGGTCCGGGGTAACAAGAAACTGTTCCACGTCGGCAGGCTGGATGCCGACACCGAAGGGTTGATTCTGCTGACCAACGACGGCGAACTGGCACACCGGCTGATGCATCCCTCTCATCAGGTACCCAA is a genomic window containing:
- a CDS encoding pseudouridine synthase; amino-acid sequence: MVETEGIRLQKVLSQAGIASRRAAEKMIIDGRVEVDGQPVTELGTRVDPNVSVIRVDGARVVVDDSQVYFALNKPRGMHSTMSDDRGRPCIGDLIERKVRGNKKLFHVGRLDADTEGLILLTNDGELAHRLMHPSHQVPKTYLATVTGAVPRGLGKKLRAGIELEDGPASVDDFAVVDAIPGKTLVRVTLHEGRNRIVRRLLASVGYPVEALVRTDIGSVSLGKQRPGSIRALHLDEIGQLYKAVGL